The window ACGAAGTGATCGTCGGAATGATGGAGAAGCGTCTGACGGAGGCCGACTGCAAGGAAGGCTTCATGCTCGACGGCTTCCCGCGCACGATAGCTCAGGCTGAGGCGCTCGACAAGATGCTTGCGAAGCACGCGATCAAGCTGGACGCAGTAGTCAGCCTTGAGATAGACGACGATACGGTCGTTTCGAGGCTCACGTCGAGGCGGGTATGCAAACGCTGCGGCGAGATATACAATACCGCGTTCAAGCCCGCGGTAAAAGAGGGCGTATGCGACAAGTGCGGAGGAGAAGTGATTCAGCGCGACGACGACAAAGAGAGCGTTATCAGGAACCGCCTCTCCGTCTTCCACACGCAGACGGCTCCCCTTATCGACTATTACACCCGAAAGGGTCTTCTGATTACGGTCGACGCGACCGGCGGCAGGGATGCCGTGCTGAAGATTCTTGAGAAGAAATAGGAATCGGGGCAGCTCTCTATTATGATCACCTTCAAAAGCGACCGCGACATAGCCAAGATGCGCAGGGCTGGGCGGGTCGTTGCCGATATTCTCAATTTAATGAGAGATATGGTCAGGCCGGGAATCGATACCCTGACGCTGGACGAAGCCGCCGAAAATCTCGTCCTCAGGGAGGGTGCAAAGCCCGCCTTCAAAGGCTATAAGACCTCGTGGGCGTCGATCCCCTTTCCCGGCACGATATGCGCTTCGATAAACGAAGAAGTCGTGCACGGGATACCCTCGCGGGAGAGAGTCCTCGAAGAGGGAGATATAATCAGTATAGACACCGGCGCCTCGCTGGAGGGTTTCTTTGGGGACGCCGCATGTACGTTTGCTGTCGGGGAGATCAGCGAAGAGCGGGAGCGGCTGCTTGCTCTTACGCACGAGTCCCTGCGCAGCGGCGTCGCTGCGGTCAAACCCGGGGCAACGCTCGGAGACATCGGTCACGCGGTTGAAAACGTCGTAATTCCCGCAGGCTACGGCCTCGTAAGAGACTACGCGGGTCACGGCATCGGACGCAGGATGCATGAAGCTCCTCAGGTCCCGAATTTTGGGAAGCCGGGAAGCGGCATAACCGTCAAGCCGCGCATGACATTCTGCGTTGAACCGATGGTGATGACCGGAGCCGAGGAAGTCAAGACGCGGCCGGACGGCTGGACTGTAGTAACGAGGGACGGCAGCGACGCCGCCCACTTTGAATACAGCCTTCTCGTTACGGATGACGGTGTGGAGATTTTAACGCCATGGGAGTGACATCCCCCATCCAAGATGAGAGATACCGCGCCGGGGAGATCGTCATCGTGCGCCGCGGAAAGTACGCAGGCAAGCCCTTTGCCGTAGTAGGGCGCGACGACGGCCGGATATTGATAGCTAACGGGGCTGAGTACAAGGCGGCTAAGCCTAAGAGGAAAAATGTTATTCACCTGCAACAGACGCACTATTATCTCGAAGATGTGGCCGGGCGTGTCGCTGGCGGGAAACCTCTGGACAACGGCTGGTTGATGCAGAAAATTTCCCACGTTTTGGAAAACAGTGGCACATCTTGCAGACAGGAGGATGAAACTGCCTAATGGCCAAAGAGGAAGTAATTGAGGTAAAAGGCAGGGTAGTTGAGCCGCTGCCAAACGCCATGTTCCGAGTAGAGTTGGAAAATGGCCACAAAATACTGGCTCATGTCTCGGGCAAAATGCGGATGCATTTCATCAGGATACTGCCGGGCGACAGAGTTTTGCTACAGCTATCGCCCTACGACCTGACACGCGGCAGGATAACATACAGATACAAGTAGGCGGATAGCCCGCCACTGACGAATTAATATAGCCAAGGAGGTCTGCATTTAATGAAAGTAAGACCGTCGGTCAAACCTATATGTGAATATTGCAGAATTATCAAGCGCCACGGCGTCGTGCGCGTCATCTGCAGCAAAAATCCGCGCCATAAGCAGCGCCAGGGAGCAAGGAGGTAGCAGGGGATGGCTCGTTTAGCCGGTGTTGACCTGCCGCGTGAAAAGAGAATCGAAATAGCCCTTACCTATATTTTCGGCATAGGGCCGGCAGTTGCTGACGACATCATAAAGGTCACGGGAATCAATCCCAACACCCGTGTGAAAGACCTCTCTGAGGAAGAGGAACAGAAGCTTCGCGCCGAAATTGAGAACAATCGTTTGGTCGAAGGCGACCTTCGCCGCGATATAGCAATGAACATCAAACGTCTGATGGATATAGGCTGCTACCGCGGTCTCAGGCACCGCCTGGGGCTCCCCGCCAGAGGCCAGAGGACGAAGACCAACGCCCGCACCTGCAAAGGACCGAAGAGGACCGTCGCGGGCAAGAAGAAAGCCACAAAATAGCAGGAGGGATTGACAGTTGGCCAAACGTGTACAGCGCAGCCGCAAGCGTAAAGAAAAAAAGAATGTAAGCTACGGCGTAGCGCACATTTACTCGACATTCAACAACACGATCGTGACCCTTACGGACAAGCAGGGCAACGCGCTTTCATGGGCGTCGGGCGGAAACGTCGGCTTCAAAGGCGCGAGAAAGTCTACGCCCTACGCGGCGCAGATGTCGGCGGCCCAGGCCGCTAAGGCCGCCCAGGACCACGGGGTAGTCGAAATAGACGTTGTGGTAAAGGGCCCCGGGCCGGGACGCGAGTCCGCGATTCGTTCACTTCAGGCGGCAGGCCTGCAGGTCAACGTTATCCGCGACGCCACGCCCATCCCGCACAACGGATGCCGTCCGCCAAAGCGGCGCCGCGTGTAGTCCT of the Synergistes jonesii genome contains:
- a CDS encoding KOW domain-containing RNA-binding protein; protein product: MGVTSPIQDERYRAGEIVIVRRGKYAGKPFAVVGRDDGRILIANGAEYKAAKPKRKNVIHLQQTHYYLEDVAGRVAGGKPLDNGWLMQKISHVLENSGTSCRQEDETA
- the rpsM gene encoding 30S ribosomal protein S13 — translated: MARLAGVDLPREKRIEIALTYIFGIGPAVADDIIKVTGINPNTRVKDLSEEEEQKLRAEIENNRLVEGDLRRDIAMNIKRLMDIGCYRGLRHRLGLPARGQRTKTNARTCKGPKRTVAGKKKATK
- the rpmJ gene encoding 50S ribosomal protein L36, coding for MKVRPSVKPICEYCRIIKRHGVVRVICSKNPRHKQRQGARR
- the map gene encoding type I methionyl aminopeptidase: MITFKSDRDIAKMRRAGRVVADILNLMRDMVRPGIDTLTLDEAAENLVLREGAKPAFKGYKTSWASIPFPGTICASINEEVVHGIPSRERVLEEGDIISIDTGASLEGFFGDAACTFAVGEISEERERLLALTHESLRSGVAAVKPGATLGDIGHAVENVVIPAGYGLVRDYAGHGIGRRMHEAPQVPNFGKPGSGITVKPRMTFCVEPMVMTGAEEVKTRPDGWTVVTRDGSDAAHFEYSLLVTDDGVEILTPWE
- the infA gene encoding translation initiation factor IF-1, whose translation is MAKEEVIEVKGRVVEPLPNAMFRVELENGHKILAHVSGKMRMHFIRILPGDRVLLQLSPYDLTRGRITYRYK
- a CDS encoding adenylate kinase, with amino-acid sequence MRIILLGAPGAGKGTQADSIKSKYPIAHISTGDILRANVKAGTELGKNAKVYMDAGKLVPDEVIVGMMEKRLTEADCKEGFMLDGFPRTIAQAEALDKMLAKHAIKLDAVVSLEIDDDTVVSRLTSRRVCKRCGEIYNTAFKPAVKEGVCDKCGGEVIQRDDDKESVIRNRLSVFHTQTAPLIDYYTRKGLLITVDATGGRDAVLKILEKK
- the rpsK gene encoding 30S ribosomal protein S11 → MAKRVQRSRKRKEKKNVSYGVAHIYSTFNNTIVTLTDKQGNALSWASGGNVGFKGARKSTPYAAQMSAAQAAKAAQDHGVVEIDVVVKGPGPGRESAIRSLQAAGLQVNVIRDATPIPHNGCRPPKRRRV